The Methylorubrum populi genome contains a region encoding:
- the trpA gene encoding tryptophan synthase subunit alpha — MTARIDAAFARCRAEGRAALVTYVMAGDPDPETSLKVLEALPKAGADIVEFGLPFTDPMADGPAIQAAGLRALKAGQDLRGTLALVRRFRGNDADTPVVLMGYYNPIHTYGVPRFLEDAQAAGIDGLIVVDLPPEEDGELCLPALEKGLAFIRLATPTTDEARLPAVLANTAGFVYYVSITGVTGTATPDFGRVSQAVARIGAHTDLPVVVGFGVKTGAHAAEIARGADGVVVGSALVEALARSLEAGDRAAGGTVEAVAALVRELAEGVRGVAGAPVKA, encoded by the coding sequence ATGACCGCCCGCATCGATGCCGCCTTCGCCCGCTGTCGCGCGGAAGGGCGGGCCGCGCTCGTCACCTACGTCATGGCGGGCGATCCCGATCCGGAAACCTCGCTGAAGGTGCTGGAAGCCCTGCCGAAGGCCGGGGCCGACATCGTCGAGTTCGGCCTGCCGTTCACCGATCCCATGGCCGACGGGCCGGCGATCCAGGCCGCGGGCCTGCGGGCGCTGAAAGCCGGCCAGGACCTGCGCGGCACCCTCGCCCTGGTCCGACGCTTCCGCGGGAACGACGCGGACACGCCCGTGGTGCTGATGGGCTACTACAACCCGATCCATACCTACGGCGTCCCCCGCTTCCTGGAGGACGCGCAGGCCGCCGGGATCGACGGGCTGATCGTCGTCGACCTGCCGCCGGAGGAGGACGGGGAACTCTGCCTGCCGGCGCTCGAAAAGGGCCTCGCCTTCATCCGGCTCGCCACCCCGACCACCGACGAGGCCCGCCTGCCGGCGGTGCTCGCGAACACGGCGGGCTTCGTCTACTACGTGTCGATCACCGGCGTGACCGGCACCGCGACCCCCGATTTCGGCCGGGTGTCGCAGGCGGTCGCCCGGATCGGGGCGCATACGGACCTGCCCGTGGTCGTCGGCTTCGGCGTGAAGACCGGCGCGCACGCCGCCGAGATCGCCCGCGGCGCCGACGGCGTGGTGGTGGGCTCGGCGCTGGTCGAGGCGCTGGCCCGCAGCCTGGAGGCCGGGGACCGGGCGGCAGGCGGCACGGTGGAGGCGGTGGCCGCCCTGGTGCGCGAACTGGCCGAGGGCGTGCGCGGCGTCGCCGGGGCGCCCGTAAAAGCCTGA
- a CDS encoding HD domain-containing protein, giving the protein MTGGAEGSGSAVVAVVAARTPAPLVLTLRGLPCTTCIVAVSGQVAEDLLAQAPDVILVEAEPERYDAPALIRALRAQESLARTPVLLVARGEARALRRIGHEAGATDVLPKPFDALELRDRLGVLIELALTRRENDRQALAMRRDAARAVADASARERELVRRLMLAAEFRDDQAGDHLTRVAGCVIAVAEGLGLSSAEADDVALASTMHDIGKIGVPDHILMKAGPLTPGEWDEMRQHALRGYHMLHDSPSRLLQIAAEIALTHHERWDGTGYPRGLRGEEIPRSGRIVAVADVFDALISTRSYKPAWPLEKARAHLETEAGRHFDPACVAAFLSRWEDIVALVQERAA; this is encoded by the coding sequence ATGACGGGCGGCGCGGAAGGAAGCGGCAGCGCGGTCGTCGCCGTCGTGGCGGCCCGAACCCCGGCGCCCCTCGTCCTGACCCTGCGCGGGTTGCCCTGCACCACCTGCATCGTCGCCGTCTCGGGGCAGGTCGCCGAGGATCTTTTGGCCCAGGCCCCCGACGTGATCCTGGTCGAGGCCGAGCCCGAGCGCTACGACGCCCCGGCCCTGATCCGCGCCCTGCGGGCGCAGGAGAGCCTCGCGCGCACGCCGGTCCTGCTGGTCGCGCGGGGCGAGGCGCGGGCCCTGCGCCGGATCGGCCACGAGGCCGGGGCCACCGACGTGCTGCCCAAACCCTTCGACGCGCTGGAACTGCGTGACCGGCTCGGGGTGCTGATCGAGCTGGCCCTGACGCGCCGGGAGAACGACCGTCAGGCCCTCGCCATGCGCCGCGACGCGGCGCGGGCGGTGGCCGACGCCTCGGCGCGGGAGCGCGAACTCGTCCGCCGCCTGATGCTCGCCGCCGAGTTCCGCGACGACCAGGCCGGCGACCACCTCACCCGCGTCGCCGGCTGCGTGATCGCGGTGGCCGAGGGGCTCGGCCTGTCCTCCGCGGAGGCCGATGACGTGGCGCTCGCCTCGACCATGCACGACATCGGCAAGATCGGCGTGCCCGACCACATCCTGATGAAGGCCGGCCCGCTCACGCCCGGGGAGTGGGACGAGATGCGCCAGCACGCCCTGCGCGGCTATCACATGCTGCACGACAGCCCCTCGCGCCTGCTCCAGATCGCCGCCGAGATCGCGCTGACCCACCACGAGCGCTGGGACGGCACCGGCTATCCCCGCGGTCTCAGGGGCGAGGAGATTCCCCGCTCCGGCCGGATCGTCGCGGTGGCCGACGTGTTCGATGCGTTGATCTCGACCCGCAGCTACAAGCCCGCGTGGCCGCTGGAGAAGGCCCGCGCCCATCTGGAGACGGAGGCCGGCCGGCATTTCGACCCGGCCTGCGTCGCCGCCTTCCTCTCGCGCTGGGAGGACATCGTCGCGCTCGTGCAGGAGCGCGCGGCCTAG
- a CDS encoding ATP-binding protein produces MNEAALQFADEDKIGRVASVDTSRVAIDVTNSVLLTRIGIGQLVAIRGATEREYLIAMTERVTRSIREELPGPDEDDADGALLAAVPTDLIQGVLIGTFRTVEGDRRNTFKRGADSFPQIDRDCFVIEGGNLQRFMGILGAGFSANERLKLGTFVADRTADAIASGDKFFQRHAAILGSTGSGKSWAVALILERAAKLKFPNIIVFDMHGEYAPLADKAAGGFAERFRIAGPGDLERPGDDTLFLPYWLLNRDEMLSMILDRSDQNAPNQASRFTLHVRSLKGQALDAEGKVDVKKTFTVDSPIPYDVKKLVGLLHTDNTTKGVGKTGPVKGEWEDKLTRFLSRLEAKLDDRRYGFMFAPPPAAMQYNWLASQVLKLLRSGDGTGIKVIDFSEVPADVLPVVTGTLARLLYDVQFWMGGKSRTPVTLLCDEAHLYLPVRDDADAVQRQALGSFERIAKEGRKYGFSLLVVSQRPSDVSRTILSQCNNFLALRLTNETDQGVIKRLMPDSLAGLTSILPLLDTGEALLLGDAVLLPTRIRLDVPKIPPDSATRDFWKEWGSAKPDDAAITSAIECLRGQSRNT; encoded by the coding sequence ATGAATGAAGCCGCGCTCCAGTTCGCCGACGAGGACAAGATCGGGCGCGTCGCATCGGTCGATACGAGCCGCGTCGCGATCGACGTGACGAACTCCGTGCTGCTCACGCGGATCGGCATTGGACAGCTCGTTGCCATTCGCGGTGCGACGGAGCGCGAGTATCTCATCGCCATGACCGAGCGCGTGACGCGCAGCATCCGTGAAGAGCTGCCCGGACCCGACGAAGACGATGCAGATGGTGCATTGTTGGCGGCGGTCCCGACCGATCTGATCCAGGGGGTGTTGATCGGGACATTCAGGACGGTTGAGGGTGATCGTCGCAACACCTTCAAGCGCGGTGCCGACAGTTTCCCGCAGATCGACCGCGACTGTTTCGTGATCGAAGGCGGCAACCTCCAGCGCTTCATGGGTATCTTGGGTGCCGGGTTCTCGGCCAACGAACGGCTCAAGCTCGGCACGTTCGTCGCCGATCGCACGGCTGATGCGATTGCCAGCGGCGACAAGTTCTTCCAGCGGCATGCCGCTATCCTCGGGAGCACCGGTTCGGGCAAAAGTTGGGCCGTCGCGCTGATTCTTGAGCGAGCCGCCAAGCTGAAATTCCCGAACATCATCGTGTTCGACATGCACGGCGAATATGCGCCGCTTGCCGACAAGGCGGCGGGTGGCTTCGCCGAGCGTTTTCGTATTGCCGGTCCCGGTGATCTCGAAAGGCCGGGCGACGACACGCTGTTCCTCCCCTATTGGCTGCTCAACCGCGACGAGATGCTGTCGATGATTCTCGATCGCAGCGACCAGAACGCACCCAATCAGGCGTCGCGGTTCACGTTGCATGTGCGCTCGCTTAAAGGGCAGGCGCTCGATGCCGAGGGCAAGGTGGACGTCAAGAAGACCTTCACCGTCGACTCGCCCATTCCTTACGACGTGAAGAAGCTGGTCGGACTGCTCCACACCGACAACACGACGAAGGGCGTCGGCAAGACCGGCCCCGTGAAGGGAGAATGGGAAGACAAGTTGACACGCTTCCTGTCGCGCCTCGAAGCGAAGCTTGATGATCGCCGCTATGGCTTCATGTTCGCGCCGCCTCCCGCAGCGATGCAATATAACTGGCTCGCGTCGCAGGTGTTGAAGCTCCTGCGGTCCGGCGACGGAACGGGCATCAAGGTGATCGATTTCTCGGAGGTTCCGGCGGACGTTCTGCCGGTCGTCACGGGCACGCTGGCGCGCTTGCTCTATGACGTGCAGTTCTGGATGGGCGGAAAGTCACGAACTCCGGTTACGCTCTTGTGCGACGAGGCGCATCTCTACCTTCCGGTTCGTGACGACGCCGATGCCGTGCAGCGGCAGGCGCTCGGTTCGTTCGAGCGGATCGCCAAGGAAGGACGCAAATACGGCTTTTCCCTGCTGGTCGTGAGCCAACGTCCCTCGGATGTCAGCCGGACCATCCTCAGCCAGTGTAACAATTTCCTCGCACTGCGTCTTACCAACGAGACCGATCAGGGGGTCATCAAGCGCTTGATGCCGGATTCGCTGGCCGGGCTGACCAGCATCCTGCCGCTGCTCGACACGGGCGAGGCGCTGTTGCTGGGCGACGCCGTGCTGCTGCCGACGAGGATCAGGCTCGACGTGCCCAAAATCCCGCCGGACAGCGCGACGCGAGATTTCTGGAAAGAATGGGGATCGGCCAAGCCGGATGACGCCGCCATTACCTCCGCGATCGAATGTCTGCGCGGGCAATCTCGCAATACTTGA
- a CDS encoding IS481 family transposase: MGQVLHGSATTTEAVRRAIQHSQASLRALSKRYGINRKTVAKWRQRTSVADQRTGPKDPRSTVLSQEDEAVVVAFRRHTLLPLDDCLYALQATIPHLTRSSLHRCLQRHGISRLPEVDGDKPKRSRFKTCPLGYFHIDLAEVHTAEGRLYLLVAIDRTTKFAFVELHEKATRRVAGDFLRHLIEAVPYKVHTVLTDNGTHFTTPGNVASAASVIKEAIVAGETFRAHSFELACARNDIDHRLTKPRHPWTNGQVERMNRTIKDATVKRYHYDSHAQLRAHLADFVSAYNFARRLKTLRGLTPYEAICKAWSAEPGRFRSNPLHQMPGPNISYPLRNLFKPGVMIRRGRSRSPA; the protein is encoded by the coding sequence ATGGGCCAAGTTCTTCACGGCAGCGCCACCACGACGGAGGCAGTCCGTCGAGCGATCCAGCATAGTCAAGCGAGCCTGAGGGCGCTCTCGAAGCGCTACGGGATCAACCGGAAGACGGTCGCCAAGTGGCGGCAGCGGACCTCGGTCGCCGATCAGCGCACGGGTCCGAAGGATCCCCGCTCGACGGTGCTGTCACAGGAGGACGAGGCGGTCGTCGTCGCCTTTCGCCGCCATACGCTCCTGCCGTTGGACGACTGCCTCTACGCGCTCCAGGCGACGATCCCGCACCTGACCCGTTCGTCGCTGCATCGGTGCCTGCAGCGCCACGGCATCAGCCGACTGCCGGAGGTCGACGGTGACAAGCCCAAGCGGTCACGCTTCAAGACCTGCCCGCTCGGCTATTTCCACATCGATCTGGCCGAGGTTCACACAGCCGAAGGGCGACTCTACCTGCTCGTCGCTATCGACCGCACGACCAAGTTCGCCTTCGTTGAGCTCCACGAGAAGGCCACGCGGCGGGTCGCAGGTGACTTCCTCCGCCATCTCATCGAGGCCGTGCCTTACAAGGTGCACACGGTGCTCACCGACAACGGCACCCACTTCACCACGCCCGGCAACGTCGCCTCGGCCGCTTCCGTCATCAAGGAGGCGATTGTAGCCGGCGAGACCTTCCGAGCCCACAGCTTCGAACTTGCCTGCGCCCGCAACGATATCGACCATCGGCTGACCAAACCGCGCCACCCCTGGACGAACGGTCAGGTCGAGCGGATGAACCGCACGATCAAGGACGCGACGGTCAAGCGCTACCATTACGACAGCCACGCGCAACTCCGTGCGCACTTGGCCGACTTTGTCAGCGCCTACAACTTCGCACGCCGTTTGAAGACCCTGCGCGGCCTCACGCCCTACGAAGCCATCTGCAAGGCATGGTCCGCTGAGCCCGGCCGCTTCAGGTCAAACCCGCTCCACCAAATGCCGGGACCAAACATTTCATATCCGTTGCGGAATTTGTTCAAGCCCGGCGTGATGATTAGACGTGGAAGATCGAGATCGCCGGCATAA
- the accD gene encoding acetyl-CoA carboxylase, carboxyltransferase subunit beta, whose translation MVEAMNWISEVVRPRIKTLFKRETPENLWVKCPDTGQMVFHKEVEQNHWVIPGSEHHLKMGAAARLRMMFDEGTWIDVPLPEVPADPLKFRDEKRYVDRLKEARAKTGMADAFKIGFGRVGGLPTTIAAQEFGFMAGSLGMAGGEAFVRGAETALEKRTPYVLFAASGGARMQEGILSLMQMPRTTVAVRRLNAARLPYIVVLTNPTTGGVTASYAMLGDVHLAEPGALICFAGPRVIEQTIREKLPDGFQRAEYLREHGMVDQVVHRHRLKETISRLCGLLMDVRHAPETGTPPAPPAPEPLPDAA comes from the coding sequence ATGGTCGAGGCGATGAACTGGATCTCGGAGGTCGTGCGCCCCAGGATCAAGACGCTGTTCAAGCGCGAGACGCCGGAAAACCTCTGGGTCAAGTGCCCCGACACCGGCCAGATGGTCTTCCATAAGGAAGTCGAGCAGAACCACTGGGTCATTCCCGGCTCCGAGCACCACCTCAAGATGGGTGCGGCGGCGCGCCTGCGGATGATGTTCGACGAGGGCACCTGGATCGACGTGCCCCTGCCCGAGGTGCCGGCCGATCCGCTCAAGTTCCGCGACGAGAAGCGCTACGTCGACCGCCTCAAGGAGGCGCGGGCCAAGACCGGCATGGCGGACGCGTTCAAGATCGGCTTCGGCCGGGTCGGCGGCCTGCCGACGACGATCGCCGCCCAGGAGTTCGGCTTCATGGCCGGCTCCCTCGGCATGGCCGGCGGCGAGGCCTTCGTCCGCGGCGCCGAGACCGCCCTGGAGAAGCGCACCCCCTACGTGCTGTTCGCCGCCTCCGGCGGAGCGCGGATGCAGGAGGGCATCCTCTCGCTGATGCAGATGCCGCGCACCACGGTCGCCGTGCGCCGCCTCAACGCCGCGCGGCTGCCCTACATCGTGGTGCTGACCAACCCGACCACGGGCGGCGTCACCGCCTCCTACGCCATGCTCGGCGACGTGCATCTGGCCGAGCCCGGCGCGCTGATCTGCTTCGCCGGCCCCCGCGTCATCGAGCAGACGATCCGCGAGAAACTGCCCGACGGCTTCCAGCGGGCGGAGTACCTGCGCGAGCACGGCATGGTCGATCAGGTCGTGCACCGGCATCGGCTCAAGGAGACGATCAGCCGTCTCTGCGGCCTGCTGATGGATGTGCGCCACGCGCCCGAGACCGGGACGCCACCCGCCCCGCCCGCCCCCGAGCCGCTGCCCGACGCGGCCTGA
- the nthB gene encoding nitrile hydratase subunit beta, protein MDGVHDLGGKDGMGPVGPTLWEPVFHADWEKAAWALFPFCARAGLFGLDEFRCHLEKLHPIHYFTAYYYEHWLHATEEIGIEKGFWSKDDLDKRTAYYLTYPNAKMPPNDDPGLVAFAEWAVQNGFSTSRTLDTQPKYKVGDVVVVDRSAPKKHTRRAGYVRGRTGEIVGYHGPHVYPDTTGNGMAETSQHLYAVRFTNAELFGEEAAEPNGTVVTDFWEPYITLAAQ, encoded by the coding sequence ATGGACGGCGTTCACGACCTTGGAGGGAAAGACGGCATGGGGCCGGTCGGCCCGACCCTGTGGGAACCCGTCTTTCACGCCGATTGGGAGAAGGCCGCATGGGCCCTGTTTCCGTTCTGTGCGAGGGCGGGCCTGTTCGGTTTGGACGAATTTCGTTGTCACCTCGAAAAGCTGCATCCGATTCACTATTTCACGGCTTATTACTACGAACATTGGCTACATGCGACGGAGGAGATCGGAATCGAGAAAGGGTTCTGGTCGAAAGACGACCTGGACAAGCGAACGGCCTACTATCTTACGTATCCGAATGCGAAGATGCCACCGAACGACGATCCCGGATTGGTCGCCTTCGCTGAATGGGCGGTTCAGAACGGCTTCTCCACCTCCCGAACGCTCGACACGCAGCCAAAGTACAAGGTGGGCGATGTCGTCGTCGTCGACAGAAGCGCTCCCAAGAAGCATACGCGCCGCGCCGGTTACGTCCGCGGGCGTACGGGCGAGATCGTCGGATATCATGGTCCGCACGTCTACCCGGACACGACGGGCAACGGAATGGCCGAGACCTCACAACACCTCTACGCCGTTCGGTTCACCAACGCCGAACTCTTCGGAGAAGAAGCGGCCGAGCCGAACGGCACTGTCGTGACCGATTTTTGGGAACCCTACATCACTCTTGCGGCGCAGTGA
- a CDS encoding nitrile hydratase accessory protein: protein MIASTLDIDDPQLANALSRSDGQAPFCKPWELRVFAVAVSACEAGEFQWSEFQEALTDAIGNWEAANPGHTQAQWRYYEHFVTALEVVLARRTTLSNDGLDERTRIILNTPPHHHHVARHDPIAIDPARV, encoded by the coding sequence ATGATCGCATCCACTCTCGATATCGACGATCCCCAACTCGCGAACGCCCTCAGCCGCAGCGATGGTCAAGCTCCGTTCTGCAAGCCCTGGGAGTTGCGAGTTTTCGCTGTGGCCGTGTCTGCCTGTGAGGCGGGCGAGTTTCAATGGTCGGAGTTCCAAGAAGCCCTGACCGATGCGATCGGGAATTGGGAGGCTGCCAATCCCGGCCATACGCAGGCTCAGTGGAGATATTACGAGCACTTCGTCACGGCGCTCGAAGTGGTTCTGGCGCGCCGGACCACGTTGTCGAACGACGGACTTGATGAACGGACTCGTATCATCCTGAACACGCCGCCGCATCATCATCATGTCGCGAGACATGACCCGATTGCAATCGATCCAGCTCGGGTATGA
- a CDS encoding HIT domain-containing protein has product MTDAFTLDPRLAAETHPVGDLALCSVLLMDDARFPWLILVPRREGLSELTDLTPEDAPAIFEEIRIAVRVIQALARPDKVNVAALGNVVPQLHVHVVARFRSDPAWPGPVWGVGARRPYPPHARAALLERAAALFAAA; this is encoded by the coding sequence ATGACCGACGCCTTCACCCTCGATCCACGGCTCGCCGCCGAGACCCACCCGGTCGGCGATCTCGCCCTCTGCTCCGTCCTGCTCATGGACGACGCGCGGTTTCCCTGGCTGATCCTGGTACCGCGACGGGAGGGCTTGAGCGAACTCACCGACCTGACGCCGGAGGACGCGCCGGCCATCTTCGAAGAAATCCGTATCGCCGTCAGGGTGATACAAGCGCTCGCCCGGCCGGACAAGGTGAACGTCGCGGCGCTCGGCAACGTGGTGCCGCAGCTCCACGTCCACGTCGTCGCCCGCTTCCGCTCGGATCCGGCCTGGCCGGGTCCGGTCTGGGGCGTCGGCGCGCGCAGGCCCTACCCGCCGCATGCCCGCGCCGCCCTGCTCGAACGGGCGGCCGCCCTGTTCGCCGCAGCGTGA
- a CDS encoding IS630 family transposase has product MAGLILSPADRAHFLVLMRGQLNSAVHRRLNVLLLLDDGWTPARIAAALYLDESTVAEHRTLYRERGRAGVESLSYTGRVSRLSAAERTALSDWVAAEVPQTAKAVCAQVQAMFDLSYGPHAMARLLGPIGFVFKKPKCVPAKADARIQQAFLDATLTPLMQAAGPDAPLDFVDGCHPSYTGRPAHGWIRRGATVELKSNHGRTRLNLNGALSWPDRSLIHHQEEKITSAAMIRLFETLAARHPAAESVTVVLDNARYNRSRELRTGRDQPDGRLRLVYLPSYAPNLNLIERFWHFMKRKVLFNKAYAKFALFKQAFDDFFERLHEHEADLASLITDRFHLIGQTETGILSA; this is encoded by the coding sequence ATGGCAGGACTGATTCTGTCTCCCGCCGACCGGGCGCATTTCCTGGTGCTGATGCGGGGCCAGCTCAACAGCGCGGTGCATCGGCGCTTGAACGTGCTTCTGTTGCTCGACGACGGCTGGACGCCGGCCCGGATCGCCGCGGCGCTCTACCTCGACGAGAGCACGGTGGCCGAGCACCGCACGCTCTACCGGGAGCGCGGCCGGGCCGGCGTGGAAAGCTTGAGCTACACGGGACGGGTCTCGCGCCTGTCGGCCGCTGAGCGCACGGCCTTGTCGGACTGGGTCGCCGCCGAGGTGCCTCAGACAGCCAAGGCCGTGTGCGCCCAGGTGCAAGCGATGTTCGACTTGTCCTATGGACCGCACGCGATGGCCCGGCTTCTCGGGCCGATCGGATTCGTGTTCAAGAAGCCCAAATGCGTGCCGGCCAAGGCGGATGCTCGCATCCAGCAGGCCTTCCTCGACGCTACGCTGACCCCGCTGATGCAAGCGGCCGGGCCGGACGCGCCGCTCGACTTCGTGGACGGCTGCCATCCCTCCTATACGGGGCGGCCCGCTCACGGCTGGATCCGGCGGGGCGCCACCGTCGAACTGAAATCCAACCATGGCCGCACCCGGCTCAACCTCAACGGCGCTCTCTCCTGGCCGGATCGCAGCCTGATCCACCATCAGGAGGAGAAGATCACCAGCGCGGCGATGATCCGCCTGTTCGAGACCCTCGCGGCCCGCCATCCGGCGGCCGAGAGCGTCACGGTCGTGCTCGACAACGCCCGCTACAATCGCTCGCGCGAACTGAGGACGGGGCGCGACCAGCCTGACGGTCGCCTGCGGCTGGTCTATCTGCCGTCCTACGCGCCCAACCTGAACCTGATCGAGCGCTTCTGGCACTTCATGAAGCGCAAGGTGCTGTTCAACAAGGCGTATGCCAAGTTCGCGCTGTTCAAGCAGGCCTTCGACGACTTCTTCGAGCGCCTGCATGAGCATGAGGCCGACCTGGCCAGCCTCATCACGGACCGCTTCCACCTCATCGGGCAGACCGAGACCGGGATTCTATCCGCTTAG
- the nudC gene encoding NAD(+) diphosphatase, with amino-acid sequence MTRPPAPTGRDALAYVASRLVRHSAELGPAPSLAEAGPEAGLVLIAGGAVILRAEPEPGPATALLEPEEGARAGAPTVEVFLGRVDGRPVFAGAVPNEAAACFPAPGYRALDLRTLAAEGAVAREEQGLLATAKSLLAWHARHRFCAHCGQPTAIAAGGFRRECGACGQHHFPRTDPVAIMLVRRGGACLLGRGRHFRPGMYSCLAGFIEPGETVEDAVRRETREETGVAVGAVAYHASQPWPFPASLMIGCVAEALSDAITTDPDELEDARWFTRDAVARMIAGTHAEGLTVPPATAIAHLLLRDWVDDAFG; translated from the coding sequence GTGACGCGCCCGCCAGCCCCGACCGGACGCGATGCGCTCGCCTACGTCGCGAGCCGCCTCGTGCGCCATTCCGCCGAGCTCGGCCCCGCGCCCTCCCTCGCCGAGGCCGGGCCGGAGGCCGGCCTCGTCCTGATCGCGGGCGGGGCGGTGATCCTGCGCGCCGAACCGGAGCCGGGTCCGGCGACGGCCCTGCTCGAACCGGAGGAGGGCGCGCGGGCGGGCGCGCCCACGGTCGAGGTCTTCCTCGGCCGGGTCGACGGGCGGCCGGTCTTCGCCGGTGCCGTTCCGAACGAGGCGGCGGCCTGCTTTCCCGCACCCGGCTACCGCGCCCTGGACCTGCGCACGCTGGCCGCGGAGGGCGCGGTCGCGCGCGAGGAGCAGGGGCTGCTCGCCACCGCCAAGTCGCTGCTCGCCTGGCACGCGCGCCATCGCTTCTGCGCCCATTGCGGCCAGCCGACCGCCATCGCCGCCGGCGGCTTCCGCCGGGAATGCGGTGCTTGCGGCCAGCACCACTTCCCGCGCACCGACCCGGTGGCGATCATGCTGGTGCGCCGGGGCGGCGCCTGCCTGCTCGGCCGCGGCCGGCACTTCAGGCCGGGGATGTATTCCTGCCTCGCCGGCTTCATCGAGCCCGGCGAAACCGTCGAGGACGCGGTGCGCCGCGAGACCCGGGAGGAGACCGGCGTCGCGGTCGGTGCCGTCGCCTACCACGCCTCGCAGCCCTGGCCGTTCCCGGCCTCGCTGATGATCGGCTGCGTGGCCGAAGCGCTCTCGGACGCGATCACGACCGATCCCGACGAGTTGGAGGACGCCCGCTGGTTCACCCGGGACGCGGTGGCGCGGATGATCGCCGGCACCCATGCCGAGGGCCTCACCGTTCCGCCGGCCACGGCCATCGCCCACCTGCTGCTGCGCGACTGGGTGGACGACGCCTTCGGCTGA
- the nthA gene encoding nitrile hydratase subunit alpha, producing MSRVNMVYTPKTEDEIAARVKAIEAILIEKGLMSQAGVDKFADLYEHEIGPHLGAKVVAKAWTDPAFKARLLEDATAACKELGVGGLQGEHMVALECTDSVHHVIVCTLCSCYPWPVLGLPPNWYKSMPYRARIVREPRQVLRDDFKFDVPLSTEIRVWDSNSEIRYWVFPKRPAGSDGLDEEALAQLVTRDSLIGTAPAASAQ from the coding sequence ATGTCCAGAGTCAATATGGTCTATACGCCGAAGACCGAAGACGAGATCGCGGCCCGCGTGAAGGCGATCGAGGCGATCCTGATCGAGAAGGGCCTCATGTCCCAGGCCGGTGTCGACAAGTTCGCCGACCTCTACGAACATGAAATCGGCCCGCATCTGGGAGCCAAGGTTGTCGCCAAGGCTTGGACCGATCCGGCCTTCAAGGCCCGGCTCTTGGAGGATGCCACGGCTGCCTGCAAGGAGTTGGGGGTCGGCGGGCTGCAGGGCGAGCATATGGTCGCCCTCGAATGTACCGACAGTGTCCACCACGTTATCGTTTGCACGCTCTGCTCATGCTATCCCTGGCCCGTGCTTGGGCTGCCGCCGAACTGGTATAAGTCGATGCCCTACCGGGCCCGCATCGTCCGTGAGCCGCGCCAAGTGCTGCGCGACGACTTCAAGTTCGATGTTCCGCTCTCGACCGAGATTCGAGTATGGGACTCGAATTCGGAGATTCGATACTGGGTGTTCCCGAAGCGTCCAGCCGGATCCGACGGGTTGGACGAGGAGGCGCTCGCTCAGTTGGTGACGCGCGACTCGCTCATTGGCACGGCTCCGGCGGCCTCTGCACAATAG